From the Pyxidicoccus trucidator genome, one window contains:
- a CDS encoding GreA/GreB family elongation factor translates to MSKAFTKEDSGGDEGLLPARPRPASGEKRYITPEGYRALQEELLASQGPDTGAEGLTPLEAGVRRKERERRARELAATLEEVRVVEPDAAQAGRVFFGAWVELEDEDGSRVRYRIVGPDEADVKAGRLSVESPLARALLGKEVGESVVVERPRGAVEYTVAQVDYATQ, encoded by the coding sequence ATGTCGAAGGCATTCACCAAGGAGGACTCGGGCGGGGACGAGGGGCTGCTGCCCGCGCGGCCCCGTCCGGCGTCGGGGGAGAAGCGCTACATCACTCCCGAGGGCTACCGCGCGCTGCAGGAGGAGTTGCTGGCGTCGCAGGGGCCGGACACCGGGGCGGAGGGGCTGACGCCGCTGGAGGCCGGAGTGCGGCGCAAGGAGCGGGAGCGGCGCGCGCGGGAACTGGCGGCGACGCTGGAGGAGGTGCGGGTGGTGGAGCCGGACGCGGCTCAGGCGGGCCGAGTCTTCTTCGGCGCGTGGGTGGAACTGGAGGACGAGGACGGAAGTCGGGTGCGCTACCGCATCGTCGGGCCGGACGAGGCGGACGTGAAGGCGGGGCGGTTGAGCGTGGAGTCGCCGCTGGCGCGGGCGCTGCTGGGCAAGGAGGTGGGCGAGTCCGTGGTGGTGGAGCGGCCTCGGGGGGCGGTGGAGTACACGGTGGCGCAGGTGGACTACGCGACGCAGTGA
- a CDS encoding PilZ domain-containing protein yields MLQPRNLPRFAHRLTVRLRGMLPVYTHDVSEGGFCAELLQPLKPGMPVQGSIAVGDEELPFQGEVVWTQRAAGERVRGRYGVRFTHITDEFRRRLQVYRKMQGKRLVRWFT; encoded by the coding sequence ATGCTCCAGCCACGCAATCTGCCCCGCTTCGCGCACCGGCTGACGGTCCGGCTGCGCGGGATGTTGCCGGTCTACACGCACGACGTGTCCGAGGGCGGCTTCTGCGCGGAGCTGCTCCAGCCGCTGAAGCCGGGGATGCCCGTCCAGGGCTCCATCGCCGTGGGAGACGAGGAGCTGCCCTTCCAGGGTGAAGTCGTGTGGACGCAGCGGGCCGCGGGGGAGCGCGTGCGGGGCCGCTACGGCGTGCGCTTCACGCACATCACCGACGAGTTCCGCCGCCGCCTCCAGGTGTACCGGAAGATGCAGGGCAAGCGGCTGGTGCGCTGGTTCACCTGA
- a CDS encoding DUF4105 domain-containing protein, with protein MSRRVAWLLGLACALPVAAAESSGQVRALEPSGALTVEAPIEEASSSLLPVLGLPSLVPSEESSLAARVRVLERSGVVLRGAAARDAALVTEVEAGLQSLPPAMRRPPGGPLELVLHPEPAPLGLGDGTPSRPDWTEKRARFHLYRYAPSSERRATLRLSRLTEGEEEQLWRRRAVVHAVVQRWDDAHGWSDTPGWRRLSGWQKPFERPLVWKEESRLNFAGAFSRALGQRSASLDLVTFAEELLVPPESLRADALPVDDQVRCQEFSKARALAELVASTGLGALPPRGSCPTFEAWAELESLSHFEVLLVASTGRQPESLFGHLLLRPVWHEGAVPRGPTFERVVQLVALTGMESKGLGYIVKGMTGGYDTVFLTGTMGDLSHEALELEQRSIRRFRLRLTGGEGARMLERVWELERRGYMGYYFFTDNCASALLFLLNGALEGGRQVRAPGALWVLPTATLDTLARVEVVGADGHAGPLLEHVPDTFESTGDRALRSHTAREEALSALAGQVGTAEHAKLQGLHTRLQSPEPDTRRAAYEALPEVVAAALGSARPEARAGVRERLHAYVTHAVRVERAAVDRAEGERLKIEREQLLAVRVPVPGAAAAGVRERQRIFESEDALQRRLSVLDRTTLLQEALAAAPRRPPTPEELRALVKAERTEVAFTRATEVQGALNDGVLAEVDPVAFLGEDRRRKVESETAWARDAQRDSGAGRTVVSLGVDFPDVGGARPVVSVRTAGMAEALGDARLHGFQPSSELRVLDGELSLEPRWGVPRVVSSEMTLVGYRTLLRELPQFRESAWDSMGWGAAARVTSDPERLLPYRASVQAEALMVLDEGARFSHFTAVGVGGLATLHWSGYALAPAAGPRLSVAHRTGLPGSGANAVRVEAAYAPTWRVGDDHVTHEAGASLQVEWWLGRAGPFGVLLTPRAQVHWEASSRSPSTWWDGSSEQRLALGLEMR; from the coding sequence TTGAGCCGCCGGGTGGCCTGGCTGCTCGGCCTCGCCTGCGCGCTGCCGGTGGCGGCGGCGGAGTCGTCAGGGCAGGTGCGGGCGCTGGAGCCATCCGGTGCGCTGACAGTGGAGGCTCCGATAGAGGAGGCGTCGTCCAGCCTTCTGCCGGTGCTGGGGCTCCCCAGTCTGGTGCCCTCGGAGGAGTCGTCCCTGGCCGCGCGGGTGCGCGTGCTGGAGCGCTCCGGCGTGGTGCTGCGCGGCGCGGCGGCCCGGGACGCGGCGCTGGTGACCGAGGTGGAGGCGGGGCTCCAGTCCCTGCCGCCCGCGATGCGCCGTCCACCCGGAGGCCCGTTGGAGCTGGTGCTGCACCCGGAGCCGGCGCCGCTGGGCCTGGGCGACGGAACCCCCAGTCGGCCGGACTGGACGGAGAAGCGGGCGCGCTTCCACCTTTATAGGTATGCGCCCTCCAGCGAGCGCCGCGCCACGCTGCGGCTGTCGCGGCTGACGGAAGGAGAGGAGGAACAGCTGTGGCGCCGCCGCGCGGTGGTGCACGCGGTGGTCCAGCGCTGGGACGACGCGCACGGCTGGAGCGACACCCCGGGCTGGCGCCGACTGTCGGGCTGGCAGAAGCCCTTCGAGCGTCCGCTGGTGTGGAAGGAGGAGTCGCGCCTCAACTTCGCCGGGGCCTTCAGCCGCGCGCTGGGGCAGCGGAGCGCCTCGCTGGACCTGGTCACCTTCGCGGAGGAGCTGCTCGTCCCGCCGGAGTCGCTGCGTGCGGACGCGCTGCCGGTGGACGACCAGGTGCGCTGCCAGGAGTTCTCCAAGGCACGTGCCCTCGCGGAGCTGGTGGCCTCGACCGGGCTGGGCGCGCTGCCGCCGCGTGGAAGCTGCCCCACCTTCGAGGCCTGGGCGGAGCTGGAGTCGCTGTCGCACTTCGAGGTGCTGCTGGTGGCGTCCACCGGGCGCCAGCCGGAGTCCCTCTTCGGCCATCTGCTGCTGCGTCCGGTGTGGCACGAGGGCGCGGTGCCGCGCGGCCCCACCTTCGAGCGCGTGGTGCAGTTGGTGGCGCTCACCGGCATGGAGTCCAAGGGCCTGGGCTACATCGTGAAGGGGATGACGGGCGGCTACGACACCGTCTTCCTCACGGGGACGATGGGGGACCTGTCGCACGAGGCGCTGGAGCTGGAGCAGCGCTCCATCCGCCGCTTCCGCCTGCGCCTCACGGGCGGCGAGGGGGCGCGGATGCTGGAGCGGGTGTGGGAGCTCGAGCGGCGCGGGTACATGGGCTACTACTTCTTCACCGACAACTGCGCGAGCGCGCTCCTCTTCCTCCTCAATGGCGCGCTGGAGGGTGGCCGGCAGGTGCGGGCGCCCGGCGCGCTGTGGGTGCTGCCCACGGCCACGCTGGACACGCTCGCGCGCGTGGAGGTGGTGGGCGCGGACGGCCACGCCGGGCCACTGCTGGAGCACGTGCCGGACACCTTCGAGTCCACGGGCGACCGCGCGCTGCGCTCGCACACCGCGCGGGAGGAGGCCCTGAGCGCGCTGGCGGGCCAGGTGGGCACCGCCGAGCACGCGAAGCTCCAGGGCCTGCACACGCGCCTCCAGTCCCCCGAGCCCGACACGCGCCGCGCGGCCTACGAGGCGCTGCCGGAAGTCGTGGCGGCGGCGCTCGGCTCGGCGAGGCCCGAGGCGCGCGCGGGGGTGCGCGAGCGGCTTCACGCCTATGTCACCCACGCGGTGCGCGTGGAGCGCGCGGCGGTGGACCGGGCGGAGGGTGAGCGCCTGAAAATCGAGCGGGAGCAGCTGCTCGCGGTGAGGGTGCCGGTGCCGGGCGCGGCGGCAGCGGGCGTGCGCGAGCGCCAGCGCATCTTCGAGAGCGAGGACGCCCTGCAGCGGAGGCTGTCGGTGCTGGACCGCACCACGCTGTTGCAGGAGGCGCTCGCCGCCGCGCCGCGCCGCCCGCCCACGCCGGAGGAGCTGCGCGCGCTGGTGAAGGCCGAGCGCACCGAGGTCGCCTTCACCCGCGCCACGGAGGTGCAGGGCGCGCTCAACGACGGCGTGCTGGCGGAGGTGGACCCGGTGGCCTTCCTGGGCGAGGACCGCCGGCGCAAGGTGGAGTCGGAGACGGCGTGGGCGCGGGACGCACAGCGGGACTCGGGCGCGGGGCGCACGGTGGTGAGCCTGGGCGTGGACTTCCCCGACGTCGGCGGCGCGCGGCCGGTGGTGAGCGTGCGCACCGCGGGCATGGCCGAGGCGCTGGGCGACGCGCGCCTCCACGGCTTCCAGCCGAGCAGCGAGCTGCGCGTGCTGGACGGAGAGCTGTCCCTGGAGCCGCGCTGGGGCGTGCCCAGGGTGGTGTCCTCGGAGATGACGCTGGTGGGCTACCGCACGCTGCTGCGCGAGCTGCCGCAGTTCCGTGAGTCCGCGTGGGACTCGATGGGCTGGGGCGCGGCGGCGCGCGTGACGTCGGACCCGGAGCGCTTGCTGCCGTACCGGGCCTCGGTGCAGGCGGAGGCGCTGATGGTGCTGGACGAGGGCGCGCGCTTCTCGCACTTCACGGCGGTGGGCGTGGGCGGCCTGGCCACGCTGCACTGGAGCGGGTACGCGCTGGCGCCCGCGGCGGGGCCACGTCTCTCGGTGGCCCACCGCACGGGGCTGCCCGGCTCCGGGGCCAACGCGGTGCGGGTGGAGGCGGCCTATGCCCCCACCTGGCGCGTGGGCGACGACCACGTCACGCACGAGGCGGGGGCCTCACTCCAGGTGGAGTGGTGGCTGGGGCGCGCGGGGCCCTTCGGGGTGCTGCTCACTCCTCGCGCACAGGTCCACTGGGAGGCGTCGTCACGCTCTCCGTCGACGTGGTGGGACGGCTCATCGGAGCAGCGCCTGGCACTGGGGTTGGAGATGCGCTGA
- a CDS encoding response regulator transcription factor, whose amino-acid sequence MIRLNSEEQGLLADLEVLLAEAEPSAESLPMVLGALREALKAERALAYGVDVGPERYNASYSHCAGFSLPGATVHGALDGSMSAVGDPWGWFDPARPEPAQRNRALHFRSLAETESQRMPLPDLPAGEVGRRLGLSEGELETVRERALTRSGAVFRHLGVEHMAWLRTLVCEGPTLLGWVGIGRGEPFTDREQRLLQALTPALQRRLAMETRLRESGLMSTALEVAMEALGRAAWVVSASGRVVHANSAGKVRLERGEPELMEQLKRGAQGVPCSGPLTLTPLRTPGLPSHYLAIDTGTASSAAARVHAHSARWSLTARESEVLTHIVQGETNKAIAGRLGCAERTVEVHVTHLLSKAQVESRSALIARFFQTS is encoded by the coding sequence TTGATCCGTTTGAATTCCGAGGAGCAGGGCCTGCTGGCGGACCTTGAGGTCCTGCTGGCGGAAGCCGAGCCCAGTGCGGAGTCTCTCCCCATGGTGCTGGGCGCCCTGCGCGAGGCGCTGAAGGCGGAGCGGGCCCTCGCCTACGGGGTGGATGTGGGCCCCGAGCGATACAACGCCAGCTACTCCCACTGCGCGGGCTTTTCGCTCCCGGGCGCGACGGTGCATGGGGCGCTGGATGGCTCCATGTCCGCGGTGGGCGACCCCTGGGGCTGGTTCGATCCGGCGAGGCCGGAGCCGGCCCAGCGCAACCGGGCGTTGCACTTCCGCTCGCTGGCAGAGACGGAGTCGCAGCGGATGCCGCTGCCGGACCTGCCCGCGGGCGAGGTGGGGCGGCGGCTGGGCTTGAGCGAGGGTGAGCTGGAGACGGTGCGCGAGCGGGCGCTTACCCGCTCTGGCGCCGTGTTCCGGCATCTCGGCGTGGAGCACATGGCCTGGCTGCGCACGCTGGTGTGCGAGGGCCCGACGCTGCTCGGCTGGGTGGGAATCGGCCGGGGCGAGCCCTTCACGGACCGCGAGCAGCGGCTGCTCCAGGCGCTGACGCCGGCCCTGCAGCGCCGGCTGGCGATGGAGACGCGGCTGCGCGAGTCGGGGCTGATGTCCACCGCGCTGGAGGTGGCGATGGAGGCGCTCGGGCGCGCGGCCTGGGTCGTCAGCGCCAGCGGCCGCGTGGTCCACGCCAACAGCGCCGGCAAGGTGCGGCTGGAGCGCGGCGAGCCGGAGTTGATGGAGCAACTGAAGCGCGGCGCCCAGGGCGTTCCCTGCTCCGGCCCGCTGACGCTCACGCCGCTGCGCACCCCGGGCCTGCCGTCGCACTACCTGGCCATCGACACCGGCACCGCGTCCAGCGCCGCCGCGCGCGTGCATGCGCATTCGGCGCGCTGGTCCCTCACCGCGCGCGAGTCGGAGGTGCTCACCCACATCGTCCAGGGCGAGACGAACAAGGCCATTGCCGGGCGGCTGGGCTGCGCGGAGCGCACCGTGGAGGTCCACGTCACGCACCTGCTGAGCAAGGCCCAGGTGGAGAGTCGCTCGGCGCTCATCGCCCGCTTCTTCCAGACCTCCTGA
- a CDS encoding metallophosphoesterase, with protein MSSRIQAALTRAAEAVAKGPHSTPADGRPRKRRLVMGDPQADLGRVLAILAHQDVLGDDGWLRPDVQLVSVGDHFDWGKPSERDAAAASALALVAWLAAHPADQAVMLLGNHDLGRVGELAGFTEATFAAAQAEADRAYVGGDTDEAAERAFLARWPNVPTAELVARDFGNFREAQRTWVEYLLRARRFRVAHAAGPGLLVLHAGGTHEDLDVTGLPAARRADAGAVADALNAAMDTAVAAWTDGPLAVPGLHQPGDALKGEGVGIFYQRPSLKPEDAERVRTTPRRRFDPRRLPAGLTQVVGHTRDKRSRELLGFPTAETRDGVVRHLVTDGTRVHYAHGAPPPVKPGEAVLVFTDGGMRECPPEDFELFDLDTRAAARGPG; from the coding sequence GTGTCCAGCCGAATCCAGGCCGCCCTCACCCGAGCCGCCGAGGCCGTGGCGAAGGGCCCCCATTCGACGCCCGCCGACGGCCGCCCCCGGAAGCGGAGGCTCGTCATGGGCGACCCGCAGGCGGACCTGGGCCGCGTGCTGGCCATCCTCGCGCACCAGGACGTGCTGGGAGATGACGGCTGGCTGCGGCCGGACGTCCAGCTCGTCTCGGTGGGCGACCACTTCGACTGGGGCAAGCCGAGCGAGCGCGACGCGGCGGCCGCCAGTGCGCTCGCGCTGGTGGCGTGGCTGGCCGCGCACCCGGCGGACCAGGCGGTGATGTTGCTGGGCAACCACGACCTGGGCCGCGTGGGCGAGCTGGCGGGCTTCACGGAGGCCACCTTCGCCGCCGCGCAGGCCGAGGCGGACCGGGCCTACGTGGGCGGCGACACGGATGAGGCGGCGGAGCGCGCCTTCCTCGCCCGCTGGCCCAACGTGCCCACCGCGGAGCTGGTGGCGCGCGACTTCGGCAACTTCCGCGAGGCGCAACGCACGTGGGTGGAGTACCTGCTGCGCGCGCGGCGCTTCCGCGTGGCCCACGCGGCCGGGCCCGGGCTGCTGGTGCTGCACGCGGGCGGCACCCACGAGGACCTGGACGTGACGGGCCTGCCGGCCGCGCGACGGGCGGACGCGGGCGCGGTGGCGGACGCGCTGAACGCGGCGATGGACACGGCGGTGGCGGCCTGGACGGACGGGCCGCTGGCCGTGCCGGGCCTGCACCAGCCGGGCGACGCCCTCAAGGGAGAGGGCGTGGGCATCTTCTACCAGCGCCCCAGCCTCAAGCCGGAGGACGCCGAGCGCGTGCGCACCACCCCGCGCCGACGCTTCGACCCGAGGCGGCTCCCCGCCGGGCTGACGCAGGTGGTGGGACACACGCGAGACAAGCGCAGCCGCGAGCTGCTGGGCTTCCCGACGGCGGAGACACGTGACGGCGTGGTGCGGCACCTCGTCACGGACGGCACGCGCGTGCACTACGCGCACGGAGCACCGCCGCCGGTGAAGCCGGGCGAGGCGGTGCTCGTCTTCACCGACGGGGGCATGCGCGAGTGCCCGCCCGAGG